From a single Candidatus Tanganyikabacteria bacterium genomic region:
- a CDS encoding ATP-binding protein, with protein MDQLSARLPLETFLESGVDRPTLGLVYGRRRIGKSTLLEGVARERRGFYWEATRSEAAVHLARLGEAVGAHLRVGKLSFDSWEEAIGQLLRLGDRGPVPVVLDEFSYLLEAFPPLDSVLAAALGPGGRRQAGGQVRLVLCGSAIALMKLLTVGEAPLRGRAGMELVMQPFDFRAAGGLLGRGAPAELALRVFSTIGGVVGYYTDMVDHDLPRDLADFDRWVAARVLSPAATLHHEATTVLAEDPTLSQASPALHNAILGAIASGAVTAGRLSNRLRRPVSNLDPALKRLAAAGFVNRHDDPVRAQRPVYSLNDPFLQFHYAILEPHAALLRDRDPHKTWRDHLLATFDSRVRGPVFEAMARSWVRRHADPETTGGPVDHLGASTVVVDGTEHELDVVAATGDPAAPPSERSVLCLGEAKAGQTVQMSQLRQLERARAALGVRASRAKLMLFAPAFSRDVLAEAGRRGDLELIDLERLYGGK; from the coding sequence ATGGACCAGTTGTCTGCTCGCCTGCCCCTCGAAACCTTCCTGGAGTCCGGAGTGGATCGGCCAACGCTTGGACTCGTCTACGGCCGGAGACGGATCGGGAAATCGACCCTCCTCGAAGGAGTGGCCAGGGAGAGACGAGGGTTCTACTGGGAAGCCACACGCAGCGAAGCAGCCGTGCATCTGGCGAGGCTCGGAGAAGCCGTCGGCGCTCATCTGCGCGTCGGCAAGCTGTCTTTCGACTCCTGGGAGGAAGCGATCGGCCAGCTACTCCGCCTGGGCGACCGGGGGCCTGTTCCCGTGGTCCTGGACGAATTCAGTTACCTGCTGGAGGCCTTCCCGCCGCTGGACTCCGTCCTGGCGGCGGCGCTTGGCCCGGGAGGCCGGCGGCAGGCCGGTGGCCAGGTGAGGCTCGTCCTGTGCGGGTCGGCAATCGCCCTGATGAAACTCCTGACCGTCGGGGAGGCGCCGCTGCGCGGGCGGGCGGGCATGGAGCTGGTCATGCAACCCTTCGACTTTCGCGCCGCTGGAGGACTCCTGGGGAGGGGCGCTCCCGCGGAACTCGCGCTCCGGGTCTTCTCGACGATCGGAGGCGTGGTCGGCTACTACACGGACATGGTGGATCACGACCTTCCGCGGGATCTGGCCGACTTCGATCGCTGGGTTGCGGCCCGGGTCCTTTCGCCGGCCGCGACATTGCACCACGAGGCGACCACAGTCCTCGCCGAAGATCCCACGCTCTCGCAGGCTAGCCCCGCCCTTCACAACGCCATCCTCGGGGCCATCGCCAGCGGAGCCGTGACCGCCGGGAGGCTGTCCAACCGGTTGCGCCGGCCGGTGTCGAATCTCGATCCCGCGCTCAAGCGATTGGCTGCGGCGGGCTTCGTGAATCGGCACGACGACCCCGTCAGGGCGCAGCGGCCCGTGTACTCCTTGAACGATCCGTTCCTGCAGTTCCACTACGCGATACTCGAGCCTCACGCCGCGCTGCTGCGCGATCGTGACCCGCACAAGACCTGGCGCGACCACCTGCTGGCTACGTTCGATTCGCGGGTGCGCGGGCCCGTTTTCGAGGCCATGGCAAGGTCATGGGTTCGGCGCCATGCCGATCCGGAGACCACCGGCGGCCCGGTCGACCACCTCGGCGCGTCCACCGTCGTGGTCGACGGCACCGAGCATGAACTGGACGTCGTCGCGGCCACCGGCGATCCCGCCGCGCCGCCGTCCGAGCGCTCCGTCCTCTGCCTGGGCGAAGCGAAGGCCGGCCAGACCGTGCAGATGAGCCAGTTGCGCCAGCTCGAGCGCGCCCGCGCGGCGCTTGGCGTCCGGGCGTCGCGTGCCAAGCTCATGCTCTTCGCGCCGGCCTTTTCGCGAGACGTTCTCGCGGAGGCCGGCAGGCGCGGGGATCTCGAGCTGATCGATCTCGAGCGGTTATACGGCGGGAAATAG
- a CDS encoding enoyl-CoA hydratase/isomerase family protein, with amino-acid sequence MIRYEKRDWRCTVTIDRPEVHNALDLPTLRELRAAFEEASWDDAVAVLVLTGAGDKAFCTGADVKEQTGFLARPQDYWKWMGVFIGALDQLKNLGKPTIARLNGITVGGGNEFNMACDLAVMVDDAYIRQVGAARGSVAAAGATQWLPLIVGDRRAREILLLCEELPARQALEWGLVNRVVPRADLDAAVDELATKLIDKLPECTRYTKQQLNFWKDLGFYQTIGHARDWLTLHAGMSETAEGMQAFVEKRHVDYAGLRERAVAGHYAEIPHGPPTRACDKCGTWGLPARLTYCGNCGATL; translated from the coding sequence ATGATCCGCTACGAGAAGCGCGACTGGCGCTGCACCGTCACCATCGACCGGCCCGAGGTGCACAACGCGCTGGATCTCCCGACCTTGCGGGAGCTCCGGGCGGCGTTCGAAGAAGCGTCGTGGGACGATGCGGTCGCCGTGCTGGTCCTCACCGGCGCCGGCGACAAGGCCTTCTGCACGGGGGCCGACGTCAAGGAGCAGACCGGCTTCCTCGCCAGGCCGCAGGACTACTGGAAGTGGATGGGCGTCTTCATTGGCGCGCTGGATCAGCTCAAGAACCTCGGCAAGCCCACCATCGCCCGCCTCAACGGCATCACGGTGGGCGGCGGCAACGAGTTCAACATGGCCTGCGATCTGGCGGTGATGGTGGACGATGCCTACATCCGGCAGGTGGGCGCGGCCCGCGGTTCGGTCGCCGCGGCCGGCGCCACGCAGTGGCTGCCGCTGATCGTGGGCGATCGGCGGGCCCGCGAGATCCTGCTGCTGTGCGAGGAGTTGCCGGCCCGGCAGGCGCTGGAATGGGGCCTGGTCAACCGCGTGGTGCCGCGCGCCGATCTGGACGCCGCGGTCGACGAGCTCGCCACCAAGCTGATCGACAAGCTGCCCGAATGTACCAGGTACACCAAGCAGCAGCTCAACTTCTGGAAGGATCTCGGTTTCTACCAGACCATCGGCCACGCCCGGGACTGGCTGACGCTCCACGCCGGCATGTCCGAAACGGCGGAAGGCATGCAGGCCTTCGTCGAAAAGCGGCATGTGGATTACGCGGGATTGCGCGAGCGCGCGGTGGCGGGGCATTATGCGGAAATCCCGCACGGGCCGCCGACGCGCGCGTGCGACAAGTGCGGCACGTGGGGCTTGCCGGCCCGACTCACGTACTGCGGCAACTGCGGAGCGACGCTATGA
- a CDS encoding phosphatidate cytidylyltransferase: protein MNQAVLPALGIVGGLGAFGTLLLGLIGVVRRPDPARYKQIWIKMILQLAFMSAFIGAAALSRYAMAVLVVFLAYRCWVELLRALETRYGPIATPGVLVAAGTAVPLIGLSPYPDAILLGAFAATWLALAVPMLVTRRPPPLHGLLGAAFAMTFISVPLGLLLLLSHVAYASYAFFILLLMAHDGLAEGFGRLLGKRPLWPDISPGKTLGGTVGGVAACLVLGWLLDRALGIGWTTGQVLGISAGVVVMAAVGDLIASSIKREAGIKDFGKILPAHGGILDRVDSMLFTVPAFFAAASWLGGTFR, encoded by the coding sequence GTGAACCAGGCCGTCCTGCCGGCCCTCGGCATCGTCGGCGGCCTCGGGGCCTTCGGCACCCTGCTGCTAGGGCTGATCGGCGTGGTGCGCCGGCCCGATCCCGCCCGCTACAAGCAGATCTGGATCAAGATGATCCTGCAACTGGCGTTCATGAGCGCCTTCATCGGCGCCGCGGCCCTGTCGCGGTACGCCATGGCCGTGCTGGTGGTCTTCCTGGCCTACCGCTGCTGGGTCGAGCTGCTGCGGGCGCTCGAGACGCGCTACGGGCCGATCGCCACCCCCGGAGTGCTGGTCGCGGCCGGCACCGCCGTGCCGCTGATCGGCCTGTCGCCCTATCCGGACGCTATTCTGCTCGGGGCCTTCGCCGCCACCTGGCTGGCTCTCGCCGTCCCGATGCTGGTGACGCGCCGCCCGCCGCCCCTGCATGGCCTGCTCGGGGCCGCGTTCGCGATGACCTTCATCTCCGTACCGCTGGGCCTGCTGCTCTTGCTCTCGCACGTGGCGTACGCGTCATATGCGTTCTTCATCCTGCTGCTGATGGCCCATGACGGCCTGGCCGAGGGCTTCGGCCGCCTGCTGGGCAAGCGCCCGCTCTGGCCAGACATCAGCCCGGGAAAGACGCTCGGCGGCACGGTCGGCGGCGTCGCGGCCTGCCTGGTGCTGGGCTGGCTGCTCGACCGGGCGCTGGGCATCGGCTGGACCACGGGGCAGGTGCTGGGCATCTCGGCGGGGGTGGTGGTCATGGCGGCGGTGGGCGATCTGATCGCGTCGTCGATCAAGCGAGAAGCCGGGATCAAGGATTTCGGCAAGATCCTGCCCGCGCACGGCGGCATCCTCGACCGGGTGGACAGCATGCTCTTCACCGTGCCCGCGTTCTTCGCGGCGGCCAGCTGGCTGGGGGGGACGTTCAGGTGA
- a CDS encoding CDP-alcohol phosphatidyltransferase family protein, with the protein MTGNPRPLGSPILGGLDAPNFLTLTGLALAVLSVMCAVREEFHAALVCLIGAGVADLFDGFLARRSVRGEVPAAVGKHLDSLCDVCSFGFAPAILAYCYGLREPWQVLVLVAYVAAGALRLAYFDAVGLSAQGDRQAFTGMPITYGALFVPLAFLGTFREEPVALIPELALVYALLAVAMVSGAKVPKPTGVWYVIFGLLAVVMAGVYGWAAWGR; encoded by the coding sequence ATGACCGGCAATCCGCGACCGCTGGGCAGCCCGATCCTGGGCGGCCTCGACGCGCCCAACTTCCTGACCTTGACCGGCCTGGCCCTGGCGGTGCTATCGGTCATGTGCGCGGTCCGTGAGGAGTTCCACGCCGCTCTGGTGTGCCTCATCGGCGCCGGCGTCGCCGACCTGTTCGACGGGTTCCTCGCGCGGCGCAGCGTCCGCGGCGAGGTTCCGGCGGCCGTCGGGAAGCACCTTGACAGCCTGTGCGACGTCTGCTCGTTCGGCTTCGCGCCCGCCATACTGGCGTACTGCTACGGCCTGCGCGAACCCTGGCAGGTGCTGGTCCTGGTGGCATACGTGGCCGCCGGCGCGCTGCGCCTGGCGTATTTCGACGCGGTCGGATTGAGCGCCCAGGGCGATCGGCAGGCCTTCACGGGCATGCCCATCACGTACGGCGCGCTCTTCGTGCCCTTGGCCTTCCTCGGGACGTTCCGGGAGGAACCCGTCGCGCTGATACCCGAACTGGCCCTGGTCTATGCCCTGCTGGCCGTCGCGATGGTCAGCGGCGCGAAGGTGCCCAAGCCGACGGGCGTCTGGTACGTCATCTTCGGCCTGCTTGCCGTGGTCATGGCCGGGGTCTACGGCTGGGCCGCCTGGGGGCGCTGA
- a CDS encoding fatty acid desaturase, with amino-acid sequence MNALMRPPVDPAVMRDCTRISPWKSLALCMGVYAAAVAIAWACGGRSGWVLAPVGILLIAGLQMHLLILLHEGAHLLLHPNRKINDLIGDIFCAVPLLLLLKNYRVLHLTHHKYSGQPARDPEARLYAGQGYHYARRPGPAALRMLLADLSGLNAMKFVRDLNSWLAEQRAAGRVKDFEPRDYALIAGIWLPVAAAAWAFGFWPELLVFWVLPQPTVMFFFLKIHGYGEHTGASGPTEFERTWIHETHPVEDYFIAPIYSGYHLEHHLFPRVPWYHMARFRRHLLSLPEFADRANPVTVRSYLFGRRSILRLMVWGAGEYRTNDLGAQTAELATDDVVSADCKAEVDEQLAALTPTAAHPL; translated from the coding sequence GTGAACGCGCTCATGCGCCCGCCGGTCGACCCGGCCGTCATGCGAGACTGCACGCGCATCTCGCCATGGAAGTCGCTTGCGCTGTGCATGGGCGTCTACGCCGCGGCGGTGGCGATCGCCTGGGCCTGCGGCGGCCGCTCGGGCTGGGTGCTCGCGCCGGTGGGCATCCTGCTGATCGCCGGGTTGCAGATGCACCTGCTGATCCTGCTCCACGAAGGCGCGCACCTGCTCTTGCACCCGAACCGGAAGATCAACGACCTGATTGGCGACATCTTCTGCGCGGTGCCCCTGCTGCTCCTGCTCAAGAACTACCGGGTCCTGCACCTCACGCACCACAAGTACTCGGGGCAACCGGCCCGCGATCCCGAGGCGCGGCTGTACGCCGGCCAGGGCTACCATTACGCTCGCCGCCCCGGCCCGGCCGCCCTGCGCATGCTGCTCGCGGACCTCTCGGGCCTAAACGCCATGAAGTTCGTGCGCGACCTCAACTCCTGGCTCGCCGAGCAGCGCGCCGCCGGGCGCGTCAAGGATTTCGAGCCGCGAGACTACGCCCTCATCGCCGGGATCTGGCTGCCCGTGGCGGCGGCCGCCTGGGCCTTCGGCTTCTGGCCGGAACTCCTGGTGTTCTGGGTGCTCCCGCAGCCCACTGTGATGTTCTTCTTCCTCAAGATCCACGGCTACGGCGAGCACACCGGCGCCTCGGGTCCCACCGAGTTCGAGCGCACCTGGATCCACGAGACCCACCCGGTCGAGGATTACTTCATCGCGCCCATCTACTCGGGCTACCACCTCGAGCACCACCTGTTCCCGCGCGTGCCCTGGTACCACATGGCCCGCTTCCGGCGCCACCTGCTCTCCCTGCCGGAGTTCGCCGACCGGGCAAACCCGGTGACGGTGCGAAGCTACCTCTTCGGCCGCCGCAGCATCCTGCGGCTGATGGTCTGGGGCGCGGGCGAGTACCGCACGAACGATCTGGGCGCCCAGACCGCGGAACTGGCCACCGACGACGTGGTGAGCGCCGACTGCAAGGCCGAAGTGGACGAGCAACTCGCGGCGCTGACGCCCACGGCTGCCCATCCCCTATGA
- a CDS encoding DUF1801 domain-containing protein, which translates to MEPRNWIAAAEYLAALPPDRRDEISAVRQVILDSLQPGYQEVADLARGIFFSVPLERFGKTYNREPLALAALAARKTYNSLFVMPMFWDPSLGEWFREEFRKTGKALDMGKGSIRFQLAADLPLDLVARVVGLIGVDRYVEAYQAIHARQGRRPARDAQGRM; encoded by the coding sequence GTGGAACCGAGGAACTGGATCGCGGCGGCCGAGTACCTGGCCGCGCTGCCACCCGATCGCAGGGACGAGATTTCGGCAGTGCGGCAGGTGATCCTGGATAGCCTCCAGCCCGGCTACCAGGAAGTCGCCGACCTGGCCCGCGGGATCTTCTTCAGCGTGCCCCTGGAGCGCTTCGGGAAGACCTACAACCGGGAACCCCTGGCCCTCGCCGCCCTGGCCGCGCGCAAGACCTACAACTCGCTGTTCGTGATGCCCATGTTCTGGGATCCGTCCCTGGGCGAATGGTTTCGCGAGGAATTCCGCAAGACCGGCAAGGCGCTGGACATGGGCAAGGGCAGCATCCGGTTCCAGCTTGCCGCGGATCTGCCTCTGGACCTGGTCGCCAGGGTGGTCGGCCTGATTGGCGTCGACCGGTACGTCGAGGCGTACCAGGCCATCCACGCGCGGCAAGGCCGGCGGCCGGCCCGGGATGCACAGGGGCGAATGTAG